The Kwoniella mangroviensis CBS 8507 chromosome 1 map unlocalized Ctg02, whole genome shotgun sequence genome window below encodes:
- a CDS encoding thymidylate kinase, whose protein sequence is MSDPSSSRRGAFIVFEGLDRCGKSTQVARLVDRLEREGQKARLQKFPDRTTATGKMIDAYLQSKAEMDDHAIHLLFSANRWECAAAIRQDLDRGITVVADRYAFSGIAFSAAKGLPFDFCLQPDRSLPLPDLTLYMSLPQEEATQRSQFGEERYETVTMQQATRKQFCLVAEEVKKIHGGTKWIDVDAGGTIEEVEEKIKGLIGNLTDGVSGRVGELWV, encoded by the exons ATGTCcgacccatcttcttcccgCCGAGGAGCATTCATTGTCTTCGAAGGACTTGACCGATGTGGTAAATCAACCCAGGTAGCTCGTCTGGTGGATCGGCTGGAAAGGGAAGGTCAGAAAGCTAGACTTCAGAAGTTTCCTG ATCGTACCACAGCAACAGGGAAAATGATAGATGCTTATCTACAGTCGAAAGCTGAGATGGACGATCATGCTATACATTTACTGTTCAGTGCCAACCGATGGGAATGTGC AGCCGCCATCAGACAAGACTTGGACCGCGGCATAACAGTGGTAGCAGACAGATATGCATTTTCTGGAATCGCATTTTCAGCAGCCAAA GGCCTTCCATTCGATTTCTGTTTGCAACCTGATAGATCTCTTCCCTTACCCGATCTCACTCTTTACATGTCGTTACCCCAAGAAGAAGCTACACAGCGATCTCAATTCGGCGAAGAACGATACGAGACTGTCACCATGCAGCAGGCTACAAGGAAGCAATTTTGTTTGGTAGctgaagaagtgaagaagatacatGGCGGGACAAAGTGGATAGACGTCGATGCTGGAGGTACGAtcgaagaggtcgaagagaagatcaagggtTTGATCGGTAATTTGACGGATGGTGTGAGTGGGAGGGTTGGAGAACTTTGGGTGTAG